A region of Mauremys mutica isolate MM-2020 ecotype Southern chromosome 2, ASM2049712v1, whole genome shotgun sequence DNA encodes the following proteins:
- the RBIS gene encoding ribosomal biogenesis factor has translation MGKNKAKGSKPKSVFHVANTRSLKAKNKAKPVTTSLKKINIVNDEKVRTVNKAFTEVQKEVKQLSKGISSKSQKRPRVSKHLEGEPADVDAAASLLSQL, from the exons ATGGGCAAGAACAAAGCCAAAGGGTCAAAGCCGAAGAGCGTCTTCCACGTGGCCAACACCAGATCCCTGAAGGCCAAGAATAAAGCTAAACCGGTCACAACAAGTCTGAAGAAG ATAAACATTGTGAATGATGAAAAAGTTAGAACGGTAAATAAAGCATTTACTGAAGTACAGAAAGAAGTCAAACAACTATCAAAAGGCATTTCATCAAAATCTCAAAAGAGGCCTCGG gTTTCCAAGCACCTGGAAGGTGAACCAGCTGATGTGGATGCAGCTGCAAGCTTATTATCTCAGTTGTAA